The window GAtgctcctttcttttccgagCACACGGTTCTGCGCACACGTTTTGTGTTGTGTTGCAGTATCACGCCTACCACTACGCGCGACTGGTGAAGCGACAGCAACGGCACCACGGGGTCCAGCTCACAGTCAACGTCAGCTGCGGCTCGGCTACGTCTCTGGTATGACTCCGAACAgttccgtttcttcgtgGTTTGCCTTCTTCGATCCCTCAACGCTGCACTGGTCAACGAGGCGCCTCTACACGTGCTCATTCTCGCGGCTGAAATCGAAACGGAAAGCCTTCCTGGGGTCGTTGAGGATCTTTGCCTGTTATACGAATGATTTTCGTGTTTGTGTTTGCGTTGTCGCAGGCGGTGAGCGGCTTTCGAGGCTGTCTTCTAGGAttcgtttcgtcttcctgcgCTGGCCGCGTTCCTTGCCTCCATGTGTGCACATGTGCCCATGTTTCTCGTGCGGTGACTCCGTCTCCGTGGGCGTTGATGTGTCGCGCGGGCCGGATTTcggttcgccttctcgatTCTTCGGTCTCCGAAGCGACCCCTCCTGCGTCGCGTGCGTCAACGGTGTCGACCAACCCGTGTGGGGTTTCGAATGCTttttccgtcgccttctcccttcttgcgCGCGCTGATCTCACcgtccgtgtctcctctctcacgAGGAAAGTGTCGCTGGAGTGGATCCTTCTTTATGTTTTCCGTGTACGGGCTGTCGGTCGGAAGATTTCCTTTGTCAACATTCCTTCCGCACGCTCCGCTCCAACCGCGGTTGCCTTCCCGGCGCGCGACAAGGGCGCTCTCCGCCCGACTCTAGCGTTATCTTGGCCGGTCTTTGGCAAAAGCGCTCTCCCCGCTTTTTGCCTCGCCATGTCTTTTCCCGGGTTCAAAgcgcctctgcagcctcgttctctttggGGAGATGCCTGTGTACACACTTGGGAGAGCGTCTGTTGTCTCTATGCCGCGGTGTTTCCCGAGCTCGTCGCTGTCGACCGCGcccgcgttttctgcgtggTCGTCGGCCTCGCAGAACAGCGCCTCGTTTTCTACTGGAAGGCGGGCTGCTTCTCGAGCTGTTCGCTGTTGTGCGCATCTCTCTTGCGCTTTGCTTGTGCGCATCTCTCTTGCGCTTTGCTTGTGCGGCCCGACGAGGCGCCAGTGGAGCAGATCCCTcaaagaaggcgacagggCTCACCTACGCGGGTGTGGTTTCTGCCTCGTTGCCCACAGCTGTCTTTTCATGCGAAGCTCTCtggtctccctctgtctctctcggaccTTTTTTCTAGACTTTTTGATTCCGTCAGTCTGTCCTCTCCCACTGCTTAGCGTCACGCggctttcttcccgtccctCGGCGCCCCTGAGGGGAAGTGCCGTGTGCAGGGTGCACGGGAGATTGCAAAGTGCAACCAGCCCCTTGAGCCGGATCGCCCGTCTTTCAATGCTTGTTGTAGCGACACGCCGAAAACTGGGTGTCTCCGGTCTACAAAACACATGTACCCCTTGTCTGTGTCCCTCTAGCCATTTCCAAGGCTGCAGGTTCCATTCGTGCCGTTTCCCGGACTGCGCGCGCTTATCAACTTGTGACCACTTGGTGAAAATGCGCGTTCCCTAGCCTCGCGCTCACGCGTGGTGCTTCCTGGCGTGAATGTGCTGGTTCTAGCTGTCTGACAGattctttctcctgttcgTGGAGTGAAGCAACGGCTGATCTTTGATAACCGAGTTGTGCGTTTTCACTTATATGCACATGtctttatatatgtatattatgtatatatatgtatatatatatatatatatatatatgtatttttTGGTTTAAGAGTGCGTGCCGCTTGGCGGTCCTCTTacatcttctttcttctgcttcgggAAGGGAAAGCTTCAGTCTCaagttttgttttttctcctcagCGACGTCCAGGGGCGCCTGGCCAGAGCGCGGCGTCACGAGGGGGGGTCGGCGCCGACGGGAGTTTGGTGGATAACAAGGAGCAATCTCTCATGGTACGGAACACCTGTGCGAGTTCAACGGAAGACAGAGCACGTGTCAAAAGGAATGCTCCAACGCAGCCCCGCTCGAtcgagagacgaacgcggcgtgtgtgtttgtgtgcgtTGACTGTCGAATCAGTCACAACATCGGTCAGCGCGCGCTGTTGTAGCGCCTCTACCGTGTCGCGAAATCTAAGCTTTTTAGGTCTGCCATAGTCACGCCTGTCCCCGTCGTTTGCACGTTGCTGCGATGTCACGAAAACGGTCGTGGCAAAGTGAATCCCAGGATCCCACGTAGTGTGCAGCCTGAGGTTGTGAATCGCCACGCGCCTGGCGGGCATACAGTCCATGGTGGGGAGGACCGGAGGAACGAGTTACGAACGTGAACGGAGGCTTCAGCGTCAACAAGAAGCCGGTGCCCAGAACAGAAACGCACATCCGCGGATTCACATTGCTACAGATACCtatgtgtctctctccacgtttaTCGTCTCTCTAttttcgcgtcgctctcgccgagATGCGTCCTCGTGCGTACCCGCTGGGGAAGCGTGTGTGGTCCGGCGTAACCTGTTTCCGTGGTTTCTTCCGTTTGGTTTCTTGCCTGTTCGCCAAGGGGGCGTTTAGTCAAGATTAATATCCGGCTAGTTAAAGAATGCATGGTGGCTTTCGACTCTTATCGATGGGCGCGTTCGCCAGTTTAGGTTTACTCGTCCTTTGGTGACAGCTGTTCACAGCGGGGCATCTTTGCGCCAAGGCGTCGccgtgtatgtacacgcgCGCAGAGATCATCTCTTCGATCCTTCTTTTTGTCGGTTGCTTCTGTGCTGCAGCTCGCATCCTACATCATGTATCCGGCTCACCACGGGATCTGCGAAGTGTACAAAGACTACATTttcggagagacagctgggAAGGGGTCGTTCGGAAAAGTCCAGTTGGTCACAAATAAAAAGACaggagcgcggcgcgcgTGCAAGTCGATAGGTAGGTTGGTTTTGTCTTTCCCGCGCGTTTGCCTGTTCCCAGTTTTTTCACGCAGATGCGGTCGTTGAAGGCGGAGTGTTGGTTTTCAGCGACGCCTTCTTGGCAAAAGCGACAGGTTTTCCAGGGTTTTGTTTCGCATAAACAGTGGACGCAGCTTTGCCGTCTGGATGCGTCGCCACTCCCTGACAGCCTGGCGGCCTGGGGTCGGAACCAAGAGATACAGCTGGGCCGGGGGCGAAGTTGTTTGCTGTTCGCGTAGCATGCGTTCAGCCGTCGCGTCGTTCTCCTCACTCACTGTCGTtgcctctgtcgccgtcttcgaTGCAGGCATTCAGTCACCGGATCAGTGGGAGTTGATCAAGGCCGAGATCGAGCTGCTCAAGGCACTGAACCACCCAAACATCATGAAGGTGCGCGCAGGTTCGGGAAGGCGGCAAACCGTGAACCATAGCACAACAGAGAAAATTgattttttctctctgtgcgccgAGAGACTGAGgcaggcgcctccgcgagCGAACGTCAGAGCAGACGCGTTCGTTGCCACCAGAAACGCGGCGAGTGTCGCCGCAGCTGATGCCCATTTCTCAGCGGTAGAGTCAGGAGAACAGAGTGCGGGACCTGAGTTTGACGCAGCGTCTCTGCAGCGTGTCGCCAGACCACGGCGACAGACTTCAGGCGCGCTTTGGTTGCAAATGCCTCTCGCGCGGACTGTTGCTCGTGAAGAAAACGTTCGCAAAGGAGATCTTTGATTTCTCAAACTTCGAGGCCTGCAGTTATGCACAAAGGCTGCACATGGAACTTATGAGatttctctgctgtttttcAGCTATACGAGACGTATCAAGACGGATACACGATCTACTTGATCATCGAGTTGTGCCACGGAGGCCCTCTCTTCGACCGCATTGTCCAGCACTACGAGAAACTCCGGTCCCCTATCACTGAAGAGCAGGTAGGGCCTCTCAAATCCTAAAAAGTTTCGTTTGCGCTTCTGCCTTCCCGCCTCCCAGGCGGCGGCCCCGGTGTACCTACACATGCCAATCGATGTGCGGCGGTCTCTGTTCGATCGTTTTCTCAAGACAAGAAGCGGTCTTTTTTCCTAGTCGCATCAGTGACTGCGTTTCGTCTCATTTGCATTTTAGTATGTGTAGCGTCTCGCTGCAGAAGTCGGATGGGGATTCGGGAGCATGTCTTGTGAAGCAAGTCGCACAAAAGGAGTTCGTTCTGCGTCGCACCCCCTGTGTTCTTCGTTCCACCTTGGCCGTCCATCCCGCGGCGGGGTGGAGCTTTCTTTTCGATGTGGGGCGGGGCGATATTCTGTTAGCAGATAGCACAGTTAAGATCACTTGTGGAAATACAATCACGGACAAACAGGGGAGTGTGGGGGCGTATGCCAGTTGGCCAGGCcatgcgtttctcgccttggGTTTCCCCACATTTTATCTGGCTTCTTGGCGTGAGAAAACAGCCGTCGTAGAGCTGGGCAGTACGCGAAACCGCCTACCGCCGCCGTTCGCCATGCTCCTTCCTTGACCTCGCCTCCCGTGCGACTCTCTACACGCGCCTGCTGTCGTGGATTCTAGGCTGGTCCTGTCCTCCCAATGCGCTGTCTTGGCGATCAGGTGTCCCACTGGATGCGCCAGATTCTGTCTGCCTGCGCGTACTGCCACGAGAGGGGGGTTGTCCATCGAGATCTAAAACCTGAGAACATCCTGTTCGTCGACACAACCCCAGACTCGCCCATCAAGGTAAGGAGGTGCGAGCGCGGGAAAGCCTAAGCGTGCATCGGTGTTTTCGGAGAGTGGATACGTAGAACCGAACTGCAAGTAGGCGTTCAGGTGTTTGTGCACACAGTCGTTtgtttgtgtgcatgcgcccacGTGGTGACACACAAAGGCTTTTGACCTTGCGTTCGCTTCATTCtggttcgcgtttcctcaTGTGGACTTGCCTTCCGACGCTGCCGTGTATCTGCTGCGATCGCGCTGGCCCCAGAATCACCCGTTGAGGAGGGTGCGACCGAGCTGTGTtctgtcttcgtttcctcgcagGTGATCGATTTCGGCCTCAGCGATACAATGCAGAGGCTGCGGGAGACCGCCAAGGAAGTGAAAGAGAAGCgtggcggcgtcggcggagCGATGGCCCGCCTGTTGCCGTCTTTCAACGGGAAGCACATTATTCCTTGGTGAGGACCATCTATGCGAGAGGCGGCGTCCCTTTTCCTGTGTGCACAGCCGCGGAGACCCCCACGTCGGGGTCGTTTTCCACTCGCTGTCCCTGCAGCGAACTCTCGAGTGCGAGGCGTGCCATTTCAGAGCGTCTTTCTGCTTTGCTTGTTCAGGTACGTTCGTCgagtgcgcatgcagcgggcAGGGACGCCGCACTACATGGCGCCCGAGATGATCCGCGGGGACTACGACGAGAAATGCGATATCTTCGCTGTCGGAATCATCATGTACCAGGTAAACCGCGCAGCCGCGACGAAGGCCCTCTATGCGCACACTTGAGGGGGGTTCGCCTTTCTACATCCCCCCTGGTGTCCCCGCTCGCTGCGCTTGCGGTTTGCGTCATTGCCGGAGCCTTGGTACGCTGTGGTCTGTGCAGCTTCTTTCCGGCATTCACCCCTTCTACGTTCCTGGCCTGGACAACGAGGAATCAGTGAAGACAAAAATTCTGACCATTGAGCCGCCCACGGCAGGTGCGGGATGCAGGGAGCGCGCTTCAGGCTTGTTGGCCCAGCAGTCTCTGTCCTGTGGCAGCTCGGGGAGAGTCAGGAGAGCCGGGCGCCGAAGAACGCGGTTCCTTTGTGCACGCAGGAAACACGGGAGAGCTACTCACACAGATCGGCACGTTTCTGGTTTAAGCGTGGAAAAAAGGCCCGCCTGCgtggtgtacatacacatgcgCGCACAGTCCTTCCGCATGCATGGAGCGCGTACTGACGTCGGGGGGGGCGTATGCCAGAGAGAGTGaatatgtatttgtatatatatagattgGGCCTCATGCGCGGATAACTGGCGAGCAAGCAGCGTGGCGGGGAGGTAGTGCCGTATCAGCGTTCAGCGCGGGTGGTCTGGTGCGTCCGTGGCGCAAGTTTTGAGTTGTGCTGTCTGATCTGGTGGTTTCGTTAGGCGACGAGTGGCAGTGTGTGACAGCCCAGGCGAAAGATTTGGTGCGGAAGTTGATTGTCAAGAATCCGAAGAAGCGGCTGAGTGCTGCGCAGGCTCTCGAGCATCCGTGGTTCCAGTAAGTCGTCTTCCGAGTGGGACacaaagggaagaaaaaaaggagtgtgcatgcaccctgGTGGACGCTTTGTAAGCGGATGGCAGGCCTAACGGGGGAATACCGATGAACTGGGATCTgcgccgttttctcccccCGGTAAAAAACGCACGCACGGTTGCAGGTATCCGTAGAATACCTGCGTCCGCAGAACCAACAGGAACCCTGGATGTGTGCCGGGAGCTTCGATTCCCGCGGGCGCACTGCACACATCGGGGGCTCACCGAGCTGTCCGTTCGTAGTCTTGATTCCTGGCGGGTATTTGTGCTAGCCGGAAAGGCGCGTCACCCACAAAGCCGTAGTtcgcggtgtacatacacaggTGATGCATATACGTGTGTCCCGAGCTCTCGTACACATGCCTTTCCGTCGGCCCGGATGGCTGTATATAAACCATTTGCATCTAGTCTGGAAATCCGTGTGTCCAGGGACACACGCAAAGCACCTGGCGGGCCAGCAGATCTTTGCCTGCCTGCTTTCTCGTGTTCACAGCTCGAGCTTTAAAAGGACGTGTTCGCTGTtcgttctcgtttcttctcagaTTCATGCAGGGTCGACAAGCCAAGCCTTCGCAGCTGACGCCGTCAGTCTTCGAAGGTCTGCGAAACTGGCAGAACCAGAACCGGCTGAAGCAGGCCGTCTTGCAGTTGCTGGCAAAGGAACTGAATGAAACAGACATTTTGGAACTGCGGAAAAAGTTCGAAGCGCTCGACCAGAAAGGCGACGGCACCATCACCATTGACGAACTGAAAGAAAGTACGTCAGGCGTTTTGCTGTCTCGGCCCAAGGATCTTTTGGACCCATATGTGAAGGGCCGGAGGACGTACTCGGCAGGGTGCGAGTTGCGATTCACCCAAGAGGTGTGGTTTACCCGGAATCGTGGAGACTTCCTTCTCGGAAATAGAGGCAGCAGTAGACAGGCGCGAGAGTGGCGGGGGGGCTGTTGACCTGTGCTCTTGAGGCTTGTGGACGACTCGGTGGACGCGGCTGAGAATTGAATGCTGCTGTCTGGCAGCTCGCACTCACGGCACGGCGCTTTCCTCAAATATCCAGCTGCAGCGGTGTGTGGGTCTCGCGCGCCttggccttctctgcgttcaTTCAGGCATGCACAACGCGGGCTACAAAGTGATCGAGAGCGAACTGGCAGCCATCGTCGACTCCATTGACGCCCAGCAGCAAGGCTTCATTGGTTAGTGACGACAGACAGGACTGACGTGCACAACAGGGGAGatgaaatatatatatatatatatatatatatttccaCACGTGTATTGAAAGTTTTCTCTggacatgtatatatatatatatatatatatatgtatatgcatatatatatgtatatatatgtatatatatgtatatatatatatatatgtatatgcatatatatatgtatatatatgtatatatatgtatatatatatatatacactgTGTGCGAATTGTTTGCACATGCAGGGTACAACGAGTTTATTAGTGCTTTGCTTTTGCGACGCATGACGCTCCAGGAGGAGCAGCTTCGAGAAGTGTTCAACAAGTTTGATGTTCGTGGCGAGGGATGCCTCACAATGGACACCCTACGCAAGGCACTAAAAGGGTCCAGGTGAGTGCGCACGGCagggtgcatgcagcagtGTCGTCTCAGTAgacctctctcgttttcccttccttctgtgtgtctgtctattctcttctctttcgtcgttCTATCCTTCGTCCCGATGTCGCTGTATCAGTTGTTCCAgtcgttttcctgttttcgggtttcctgtttctctgaTGGTGCGAGTTCTCGGACGGTGACGCCAAACGGCGCGCGACTGCGCGTTTTAAGAACTGCATGTCTTTGTCGCTGTCGTGGTGATTCGCGTTCACACGCGgctttcgtgtttttttcgcgggaGTTGCTTCGTGATTTCGGCTTACGTGGAACACAaatgtttctctctcggacTTCTCCGTGCGCGGTTGACTGCAGATATGGGCAGTTGACAGACGAGGAACTCAGGCTGATTTTCGCTGAGGTGGACAAAAATAATGATGGGTAAGTGGATTAGCTGTGTCCAGTTGGGTTtccgaagagagacacagaaaagacgTTTTTATAAAAATCTGAGAAAAGAAGTTAAGGCAACGCCATTCCTCCGACTGGCcatctcctctctgcagaaaCGTAACTGCACAGAGACGGTATATGGGAAGTCGTTTTCGTTTGCATTTTTGTCTCCAAGCATCCTGTCGCAAATGGAACCCATCTAGCTTTCAGAGGAAGCATGTGGTTTCTCGCTCGTCGGGCATGTTttccatgtatatatatatatatatatatatgcctttCCATGTGTCGGGGAAAGGTGGGTAGAGTTACAGGTACATTGCCGGGTACACCGAACCGTGTAATCCCATTTTGCCCGGATGGGTACATGTCTCGTTTTGCTTGTTTCCCCTTCGACGTGCGCATGGCCGTTGctttttttgtgtgtcttgtGTTCGTTCACTTTGTGGAGTGCGCGCGCTCTCTGAGATGTGCAAAGTTACTGGAAATGTGTCTTGTTTCTGTCTGTGCAAACGGCACAGATACGTGGACTTCTACGAGTTCTGCGACTTGATGACGTCGTAGACCCGTCGCCGTGCAGCACGACAGCGCAGTCCTGGCTTTCACTTGACCGCACCGAAACAAAATCGTGGAGTGGCTGATGAACAAGCGCAGTTTCTGGGGCGTCGGCTTTGGGCACGTGAAGCGCCTCACGTGCGGAGACCATTGATGCAGGCCTGCAGTCGGCGGCTAGAGTTCCTAGCCCCATGCCAGGGACGTGCAGGGAGGAACGGAAGGGGCAAGGCCCTCTGGGAGAAGACGAGTCTCATTGCTTCCAGCGTCTCCCAGGTGCGGTTGTGAAGAGCATTTTGTGTTTTAAGGGAAGTGACACAGCGCGTTTTCATCTCCGCATCGTTGTATCGGCTTTTTTTGCACCGTTGCCGGCAGACACAACTTGCGTGGCCTCCCCAGGCTCCCGCCTCTGTATGTCGTTTTCGTTAATTCCGTTTTCAACTTCTCGTAGTTTTGTCCACCGGCGTTGGCTGTCTGTCGCGGACTCACCGGGTGTTCGTGGGATGCTCTGCGCTGGCGAAAGGAATTCCATACAAATCCGTGTCGCGTTCGCGCGCTTGATTCAGAGCGAACGCGTGTCGTGCAAGGCTGTCGAAAGCCCGTTTCTCCCGCTGGGCGAGTGAGTCCCAGTACGCATGTGTGCATCTGCAGGTATACACTCCGTCTAGTCGTTCTGTCCGTTTGTCGCGTCGTAGCGCCTCGGTGAGGAGCTATGCTTCTACGGCACGGCGGGATCTCATTTTTGGTCTAAAGATTGGCAAACCTGGTTCTGAGAGGGCGGCAACAGACGCCCGCACGAGGGGTGTGCCGAAGCAGGAAAGCCGTGTTTTCTTTTTAGGTGTTGGCCGGCACAAGCAAATTCAGTTGGCATACATTGTCGTGAAAACCTTATTTTTCGCGGCCGGCTTTTTCGTGGCGGATTTGGCAGTCCCAGCAGTCTCCGACTTTGTCTTTTGTTGCGTCGCGGCGTACCAGTTGGGTTAATGTGTTTTCTGAGTCTTGCTGTGTTCGACGGAAACTTCCTAGAACAAAACCGGAAAAAATGTAGATGCTGCACATTTTCCCCTTTCCACTCCGGCCTCTGCTTTTCCGTGGCGGGGAAAGGCCCGCTATCGCCTTTTCGACAAAGTGCATTCCCCACGCGTTCTCGCGTCGCGATGGCTCGGCGCACGCAggccgc of the Neospora caninum Liverpool complete genome, chromosome XII genome contains:
- a CDS encoding putative CAM kinase, CDPK family CAM kinase TgTPK5 — encoded protein: MPELKAGTPEPKLRIADPFGEDNEMLQRLTEEAFNSVSNGKPTINLMQASTGLEFALKRLHPVCPLPDKAWYPAVFKNYDLDRDGEIDKEAFIDILQQYHAYHYARLVKRQQRHHGVQLTVNVSCGSATSLARRPGAPGQSAASRGGVGADGSLVDNKEQSLMLASYIMYPAHHGICEVYKDYIFGETAGKGSFGKVQLVTNKKTGARRACKSIGIQSPDQWELIKAEIELLKALNHPNIMKLYETYQDGYTIYLIIELCHGGPLFDRIVQHYEKLRSPITEEQVSHWMRQILSACAYCHERGVVHRDLKPENILFVDTTPDSPIKVIDFGLSDTMQRLRETAKEVKEKRGGVGGAMARLLPSFNGKHIIPWYVRRVRMQRAGTPHYMAPEMIRGDYDEKCDIFAVGIIMYQLLSGIHPFYVPGLDNEESVKTKILTIEPPTAGDEWQCVTAQAKDLVRKLIVKNPKKRLSAAQALEHPWFQFMQGRQAKPSQLTPSVFEGLRNWQNQNRLKQAVLQLLAKELNETDILELRKKFEALDQKGDGTITIDELKESMHNAGYKVIESELAAIVDSIDAQQQGFIG